In Psychrilyobacter piezotolerans, the following are encoded in one genomic region:
- the gatA gene encoding Asp-tRNA(Asn)/Glu-tRNA(Gln) amidotransferase subunit GatA, with the protein MLYKHTATELSTMLKAKKITAVELINDIFDRIEKTESKLGSFTLLKKESALEEAKKVDEKIARGEELLPLEGIPVAIKDNMVSKGDLTTSASKILANYEGIYDATVVKRLKEAGAIIIAKTNMDEFAMGSTTKSSYIQESKNPWDLERTPGGSSGGAASSVGGYQVTLSLGSDTGGSIRQPAAFCGIVGLKPTYGRVSRYGLMAFASSLDQIGPMGRSVEDVAALFNVIGGYDEMDATSMELEMPDFTANLDGNIKGMKIGIPKEYFIDGLNPKIKKVTEDAIENFKKLGAEIVPISLPNTEFAPATYYIIAPAEASSNLARFDGVRYGYRAGSYNGIEDMYIKTRSEGFGPEVKRRIMIGTYVLSAGYYDAYYKKAQKVRRLIKNDFEKAFNEVDVILTPATPGTSFKLTDKKTPVELYLEDIFTIPANLSGIPGLVIPAGKVDNLPVGIQLLGKAFDEATILKAGDAYEKAYTKMEIPEFEASVNKVRDIKKSVK; encoded by the coding sequence ATGTTATATAAGCATACAGCAACAGAACTATCTACCATGTTAAAGGCAAAAAAAATAACAGCAGTAGAATTAATAAACGATATATTCGATAGGATTGAAAAGACTGAATCAAAACTTGGAAGTTTTACCCTGTTAAAAAAAGAAAGTGCTCTGGAAGAGGCAAAAAAAGTCGATGAAAAAATAGCCAGAGGGGAAGAATTGCTGCCCCTGGAGGGAATCCCAGTTGCCATAAAAGACAATATGGTATCCAAGGGAGATCTGACTACATCAGCGTCTAAGATCCTTGCAAACTATGAAGGAATCTATGATGCCACTGTGGTAAAGAGATTAAAGGAAGCAGGAGCAATAATAATAGCGAAAACTAATATGGATGAATTTGCCATGGGATCTACGACAAAATCATCTTATATACAGGAGAGTAAAAACCCCTGGGATTTAGAGAGAACTCCAGGGGGGTCATCAGGTGGAGCTGCCTCATCGGTTGGAGGATACCAAGTAACGTTATCACTGGGATCGGACACAGGTGGAAGTATAAGACAACCGGCTGCATTTTGTGGGATAGTTGGACTGAAACCTACCTATGGAAGAGTTTCCAGATATGGATTGATGGCTTTTGCCTCATCACTGGATCAAATAGGACCAATGGGTAGAAGTGTAGAGGATGTAGCCGCTTTATTTAATGTAATCGGCGGGTATGACGAAATGGATGCTACATCTATGGAATTAGAAATGCCTGATTTTACAGCTAACTTAGATGGAAATATTAAAGGTATGAAGATAGGAATTCCCAAGGAATACTTTATCGATGGATTAAACCCTAAAATAAAGAAGGTAACTGAAGATGCCATTGAAAATTTTAAAAAGTTAGGAGCAGAGATTGTGCCCATCAGCTTACCTAATACAGAATTTGCCCCGGCAACTTATTATATAATTGCCCCAGCAGAGGCTAGTTCAAACTTAGCTCGTTTTGACGGGGTAAGATACGGATACAGAGCCGGCAGCTATAATGGCATAGAGGATATGTATATTAAAACCAGAAGTGAAGGATTTGGTCCTGAAGTAAAGAGAAGAATTATGATAGGAACCTATGTACTTAGTGCTGGATATTATGATGCTTATTATAAAAAAGCTCAAAAAGTAAGAAGGCTTATTAAAAATGATTTTGAAAAGGCATTTAATGAGGTAGATGTGATCTTAACTCCGGCTACCCCTGGAACTTCTTTTAAATTGACAGATAAGAAAACTCCTGTAGAACTATATTTAGAGGATATATTCACAATTCCGGCAAATCTTTCTGGAATCCCAGGGCTTGTAATCCCAGCAGGAAAGGTAGATAACCTTCCAGTGGGGATACAACTATTAGGGAAAGCCTTTGATGAGGCGACTATATTAAAAGCTGGAGATGCTTATGAGAAAGCATATACAAAGATGGAGATACCAGAGTTTGAAGCTTCTGTAAATAAGGTTAGAGATATTAAAAAGTCAGTAAAATAA
- a CDS encoding ArnT family glycosyltransferase produces the protein MIKDILDNFNKKKFILFLAGITIFRLIIGSYLNLSDDEAYYLLWSKNLGMSYYDHPPLIAYLIRLSTSIFGENNFSMRLVSAGTISATSIYIYKISYYLYKSERIAGISGLIFNILPLYSFLSIMALPDSPLILLYTMVLYYFLKVIYEKDCRSWYIIAILTGLGLLSKYNMFMVYPSIFFYLLLSKENRFWLLKKEPYIAFIVSILMFSPVIYWNYSHNWGSFQFHLEGRQSKTFRFRPTKFFQFIGGQIGVVSPILFFGIFTASIKNFKKPDVNILFWFALPLIGVFTFSSLSNSSKVHWLACAYIPMIIVFVRYTEFNKLWRIGIGLGAGLSLILYFAAATLVVPLKPKENALADMQGWDMAGARVQQIYDESTKDGEEWFLFGDRYQTSSQLAAYLPKKEYVYNLSGGTSQFDYWRDRDGVIGKNGIFVAHSFYNRKPEDKFLFDRAELVDTVVFKRWGRIQREYYIYKVYNFRGRK, from the coding sequence GTGATAAAAGATATATTAGATAATTTTAACAAGAAAAAATTCATACTATTTTTAGCAGGGATTACTATTTTTAGGTTGATTATAGGCAGTTATCTGAACTTATCCGATGATGAGGCATATTATCTGTTATGGTCGAAAAATTTAGGGATGAGTTATTATGACCATCCGCCGCTGATTGCTTATCTAATAAGATTAAGTACATCGATCTTTGGTGAAAATAATTTTTCCATGAGACTTGTCTCAGCAGGAACGATATCTGCAACCAGTATCTATATCTACAAAATCTCCTACTATCTGTATAAAAGTGAAAGGATAGCCGGTATTTCAGGGCTGATATTTAATATATTGCCACTATATTCATTCCTGTCTATAATGGCACTGCCTGATTCACCACTAATCTTACTGTATACAATGGTTCTTTACTATTTCTTAAAGGTAATCTATGAAAAAGACTGCAGATCCTGGTATATTATAGCTATATTGACAGGCTTGGGACTACTCAGTAAATACAATATGTTTATGGTGTATCCAAGTATATTTTTCTACCTGTTACTCAGTAAGGAAAATAGATTCTGGCTTCTGAAAAAAGAGCCGTATATAGCATTCATTGTGTCGATACTTATGTTTTCACCTGTTATCTATTGGAACTATTCCCATAACTGGGGATCGTTTCAGTTTCACTTAGAGGGTCGCCAGAGTAAAACCTTTAGATTCAGGCCTACAAAGTTTTTTCAATTTATAGGAGGACAGATAGGTGTAGTATCTCCTATTTTATTCTTTGGTATATTTACAGCTTCTATAAAAAACTTTAAAAAACCAGATGTAAATATATTATTTTGGTTTGCCCTGCCACTGATAGGAGTATTTACCTTTAGCTCCCTGTCTAACAGCTCTAAAGTTCATTGGTTAGCCTGTGCTTATATACCTATGATAATAGTTTTTGTAAGGTATACAGAGTTTAATAAGTTGTGGCGGATAGGAATTGGCCTCGGTGCAGGTTTATCTTTAATCTTATACTTTGCAGCCGCAACTCTCGTAGTTCCGTTAAAGCCTAAGGAAAATGCTTTGGCTGATATGCAGGGCTGGGATATGGCCGGGGCCAGAGTGCAGCAGATATACGATGAATCTACCAAAGACGGAGAAGAATGGTTTTTATTTGGGGATAGATATCAGACATCCTCCCAACTGGCTGCCTATCTGCCGAAAAAAGAATATGTATATAATCTCAGCGGCGGGACCAGTCAATTTGATTATTGGAGAGATAGAGACGGAGTAATCGGAAAAAATGGAATCTTTGTAGCTCATTCATTTTACAATAGAAAACCAGAGGATAAATTCCTGTTTGACAGGGCAGAACTGGTAGACACAGTTGTGTTCAAAAGATGGGGAAGGATTCAAAGGGAATATTATATATATAAGGTGTATAATTTTAGAGGGAGAAAATAG
- a CDS encoding phosphatase PAP2 family protein produces MNKETLMIIIVILIAIDVLREGYLKGFAGAFLKNLMKYKKTALSGIVITIFTIVYLDLPVAEQFSNKYYDKTLQGIENKARTATPEEIVILQKKAEIEKISKDKYSKYERFFANQGDGDTTAGTVVVLLLLGTLFKNKKLRKVSKEALMAIIASGLLVNILKYIISRLRPDVNMLPYQFFNWASWMNGNQSINPFKSSSASLPSGHTIVSVAVAFSFYYGYKNKFIRAMAVIYAVVLSCSRVYGTRHWLSDIISAAFLGVLVAKTIYEINKEKNSENQGGKDVI; encoded by the coding sequence GTGAATAAAGAGACGTTGATGATAATAATAGTTATCTTGATAGCTATAGATGTATTGAGAGAGGGTTATTTAAAGGGGTTTGCAGGAGCTTTTTTAAAAAACCTTATGAAGTATAAAAAAACAGCTTTATCGGGTATAGTTATAACTATATTTACCATAGTTTATTTGGATCTTCCTGTAGCTGAGCAGTTTTCCAATAAATATTATGACAAGACTTTACAGGGAATAGAAAATAAAGCCAGAACAGCTACACCTGAAGAGATAGTGATCTTACAGAAAAAAGCTGAGATAGAAAAAATAAGTAAGGATAAATATTCAAAATACGAAAGATTTTTTGCCAACCAGGGAGATGGAGATACAACAGCAGGAACTGTAGTGGTACTACTCCTTTTGGGAACTTTGTTTAAAAATAAAAAATTAAGAAAAGTTTCTAAAGAAGCCCTTATGGCAATAATTGCATCAGGGTTACTGGTAAATATATTAAAATATATAATATCCAGGTTGAGGCCGGATGTAAATATGCTGCCCTATCAGTTTTTTAACTGGGCATCCTGGATGAATGGGAATCAGAGTATAAATCCATTTAAAAGTTCAAGTGCCAGTCTGCCCTCGGGACATACAATCGTATCGGTGGCAGTAGCTTTTTCATTTTATTATGGATATAAAAATAAATTTATTAGAGCAATGGCTGTAATTTATGCTGTGGTGTTAAGCTGCTCTAGAGTATATGGGACAAGACATTGGTTAAGTGATATCATCTCGGCAGCATTCCTGGGAGTGCTGGTAGCTAAGACGATATATGAGATAAATAAAGAAAAAAATAGTGAAAATCAAGGAGGAAAAGATGTTATATAA
- a CDS encoding GtrA family protein, producing MKFGLVGASGVIVNLLIYTALITLDVNYLIAATVAFLFAVSSNFYLNFIWTFRGKGKGKSVKKKYLHFFIISLLNFVINLFILKIAVEFLSGNELTYDIIKKYAGSNTDKIIKIIAQITGIGVATFFNFFGNYFITFRE from the coding sequence ATGAAGTTTGGTTTAGTAGGTGCCAGCGGGGTAATAGTAAACCTTTTGATCTACACCGCCCTGATAACTTTGGATGTAAACTATCTTATAGCTGCCACAGTGGCATTTTTATTTGCAGTGAGCAGTAATTTCTATTTAAATTTCATTTGGACATTCAGAGGTAAGGGGAAAGGCAAGAGTGTAAAGAAAAAATATCTGCATTTTTTTATAATAAGTTTATTAAATTTTGTAATCAATTTATTTATTCTTAAGATAGCGGTAGAATTTTTATCGGGAAATGAATTGACCTATGATATAATAAAAAAATATGCAGGATCTAATACTGATAAAATTATTAAAATAATAGCTCAAATTACCGGAATAGGGGTAGCTACATTTTTTAATTTTTTTGGGAATTACTTTATAACATTTCGAGAATAG
- a CDS encoding pseudouridine synthase, which yields MEKVRLNKYLASIGIGSRREIDKMVEEKKIMVNGEYPSPGIKVNIKDKISVNGRLIGQTKEKKVYYLLNKPKKVISAVKDDRGRRTVIDFIKTKERIYPIGRLDYDTEGMIILTNDGDLYNKVIHPKGEVYKKYLIQAAGIIKKIDLGQLKAGIKLEDGLTLPAKVRFLREEGSTTWLTVSIREGRNRQVRRMMDAIGHRVISLTRVKIGTITMGDLEVGKYRALTKEEVKYLKNV from the coding sequence ATGGAAAAAGTAAGATTAAATAAATACCTTGCATCTATAGGAATAGGGTCAAGGCGTGAGATAGATAAGATGGTAGAAGAAAAAAAAATAATGGTCAACGGCGAATATCCGAGCCCGGGGATAAAGGTAAATATCAAAGATAAGATATCAGTAAACGGAAGATTAATAGGACAGACAAAGGAAAAAAAAGTATATTATCTTTTGAATAAGCCTAAAAAAGTAATAAGTGCAGTGAAGGATGACAGAGGCAGAAGAACTGTAATAGACTTTATAAAAACAAAGGAAAGGATCTATCCAATAGGAAGATTGGACTACGATACTGAAGGAATGATCATATTAACCAATGATGGAGACCTTTATAATAAAGTAATCCATCCTAAAGGGGAAGTGTATAAAAAATATTTAATCCAGGCTGCAGGAATTATAAAAAAAATAGATTTGGGACAGTTAAAAGCTGGGATAAAATTAGAAGATGGATTAACACTGCCGGCTAAGGTAAGGTTCTTGAGGGAAGAGGGAAGCACTACCTGGTTAACAGTTTCTATTCGAGAGGGAAGAAATCGTCAGGTTAGAAGGATGATGGATGCTATCGGACATAGAGTTATAAGTTTAACCAGGGTAAAAATCGGGACTATTACTATGGGAGATTTAGAAGTAGGAAAATATAGAGCCCTTACAAAAGAGGAAGTAAAGTATTTAAAAAATGTTTAG
- the gatC gene encoding Asp-tRNA(Asn)/Glu-tRNA(Gln) amidotransferase subunit GatC — MALTREEVLKVAKLSMLEFKESEVVVLQNELNDILEFVSKLDEADVEGIEPMTQVNDIYNSFREDVITESLTREEAVKNAPEEIEGTFAVPRTVGEN, encoded by the coding sequence ATGGCATTAACTAGAGAAGAAGTATTGAAAGTAGCAAAATTATCTATGTTGGAATTTAAGGAATCGGAAGTTGTGGTTTTGCAGAATGAATTAAATGATATTTTAGAATTTGTATCTAAATTAGATGAAGCAGATGTAGAAGGGATAGAACCTATGACCCAGGTAAATGACATATATAATTCATTTAGAGAAGATGTAATTACGGAATCTTTAACTAGGGAAGAAGCAGTAAAAAATGCTCCTGAAGAGATAGAGGGAACATTTGCAGTCCCTAGAACTGTTGGTGAAAATTAA
- a CDS encoding polyprenol monophosphomannose synthase, producing MKKTLIIIPTYNESENVEKLLETIYRVKNDLNILIVDDNSPDKTYEVIEKLMVEKYKDKLFIHKRSGKLGLGTAYIAGFKWALARDYDYIFEMDADFSHNPKYIPEFLKEIETHDLVIGSRYVPGGGVVNWGIIRKFISRGGSLYSRIILGAPIKDFTGGFKCFRRKTLENLNLDRIVSNGYSFQVELNYKVWLKGMKIKETPIIFEDRTLGQSKMSKKIFLEAILKVLWMRLNKKYLKEN from the coding sequence ATGAAAAAAACGCTGATAATTATACCAACGTATAATGAAAGTGAAAATGTTGAAAAATTATTGGAGACGATATACCGGGTTAAAAACGACCTGAATATATTGATAGTGGATGATAATTCTCCAGATAAGACCTATGAGGTCATAGAGAAGCTCATGGTGGAAAAATATAAAGATAAGTTGTTTATCCATAAAAGAAGCGGAAAATTAGGATTAGGAACAGCCTATATTGCTGGATTTAAATGGGCCTTGGCAAGGGACTATGACTATATATTTGAGATGGACGCCGATTTTTCCCACAACCCAAAGTATATCCCTGAATTTTTAAAGGAGATAGAAACTCACGATCTGGTAATCGGAAGCAGGTATGTACCTGGTGGAGGAGTTGTAAACTGGGGAATCATAAGAAAATTTATTAGCCGTGGTGGGAGTCTGTATTCCAGGATAATTTTAGGAGCTCCCATAAAAGATTTTACCGGCGGATTTAAATGTTTTAGAAGAAAAACCCTGGAAAATTTAAATTTAGATAGGATAGTATCCAATGGTTATTCTTTCCAGGTGGAATTAAACTATAAAGTGTGGCTGAAAGGGATGAAAATCAAGGAAACACCAATTATATTTGAAGACAGAACCCTGGGGCAGTCTAAGATGAGCAAAAAAATATTTTTAGAAGCTATATTAAAGGTGTTATGGATGAGGCTGAATAAGAAATATTTAAAAGAAAATTAA